In Paenibacillus dendritiformis, the DNA window TCCGTCGTATCCCCCATGGCAGATACAACGACAACACATTGGTGGCCTTCTAATTTTTTCTCTACGATCCGTTCGGCAACCCGCTTCATCCGTTCGACCGTGCCGACGGAGCTGCCTCCGAACTTCATAACGTATAGTGCCACGCTGACTCACTCCCACCCTCAATGGACTGTATCAATCATTAATTGCATATTATAGCACGTTTTTGGGCCGATGGAAGAAAAAAATACAACAATCACGGACGACTTGATGCCCTCTACCCTCCTTCGTTCGGATCGAGACAAACGATAAGAAAAATGCTCCATACATTCAGCATACTTCTACATGCTTATAGGGAGTCTCCCCTCTGCTCAGGAAGCTGGAATTTCCATACTCAAGTCGGACAGATGCCAAGGAAGCCAGACTTTCCTTACTCGAGTCACATAGATCTCAGGAAGCTCGAATTTCCTCACTCGAGTCGCATAGATGCTCAGGAAGCTCGAATTTCCTCACTCGAGTCGCATAGATGCTCAGGAAGCTCGAATTTCCTCACTCGAGTCGCATAGATGCTCAGGAAGCTAGAATATTGTCACTCAAGTCGCAGTGATTCTCCGGGAGCTCAATATGCTTGGGTGAAGCGCCCGATTATACAGTTCAGCTCCAGCCCTCCAGTTGCCCATACCGCGAATTTCAAAGGTGCTGAGGCAAGCTTGCGGCATCCATTATACGGAGGTGCCCGTCGTTTCTGTTCCCACTTTCAGCCTTATGCTCGATATCCCCGCCACTCAGGGGTCTCCGCTTCCTATTAAGGTATCTCCCATGCGCTCAGGTCCTTTCAAACGTAAAACCATTCGTTCAGATCGTTTTCATGCCTAAAAATTTCATTTCCTTATAAAGAGTCGGTGATCCCATAAAATTGAAGTGGTCATCCCGCAGTTAAATTCCGCATTTTTTGGGAAACTTCCGGAACCAACATCCCATTTACACGCTTGATATGGAAACATATGTTTGGTATAATTCAGAATAGGAACATTTGTTTGCATTCATTTATAGGGGAGGCTGCCGTGATGGTAGGCTGGTCGAATGTTGGAGGGTTACAAGAATTAATGAAGCAATTCCCTACAGAAGAATCATGCATACCTGCCCTGTTTGGGCTGAAATGGCCACGCGGCTTTCGTTGTCCGAACTGCCGGCATACCCATGCGTATACGATCCGGACGCGGAGGCTTCCTCTCTATGAATGCAGCGACTGCCAGCATCAGACGTCCCTGACTGCCGGTACGATCATGGAAGGAAGCAGAACTTCCCTTCGGAAATGGATAGCTGCGATATGGCTTGTCTCTTGTCCCGCAGCAGGAATAAATGCTGTTCGGTTGAGCTCCATTATTCAAGTGACCTACAAAACGGCATGGGCGATGCTCCAAAAAATTCGAACGGCAATTTGTTGTGCCGATGAACAAGAGCGGCTTGATCAGCGTGTGTTTGGCTTTATTGCCTTTAACGGCCCGCGCCAATATCCCAATATCGATCTCGGCCCGCGCGAGCAGCCGCTAATTGTGGCTGCCTCACTTGATTCAAATGGAGAGGAACGGCAATATAAAATGAAGCAGGTCAACCGGAAGCATATGTCCGGCAAGCTGCTGCTTCCTTGCGGCCGCGATCACTTTATCACCGAACACGTCTCCGCTCCGGAGTCCATGATCTCTATCATCCGCCAGCGCTTTCGGGTTAAGCGGAATAGTCCGGTCTATACTGTGTTCCGGCGTGCGCAGCGTTGGTTATGCGATACGTTCCGCGGGATAAGCGGCAAGTATCTGCAGAATTATCTGGATGAATTTTGTTACCGCGAAAATGCTGTCGCCCGCCATACGACAGGCTGGGAGCCATTGGCGGCAATTTGCTGTGCCGACAATGGAGCAAGACGCCGCTACTTGTGGAGAGCTGCCTCGTCTATAAGCCCCAACGGCTATTTTATAGCAGCCTAGATAGGAATTTGGATGGGTTATGCCTGACGGGAAGCAACCGAAGCAGATAGCTCCATTTTTTGGTACCGTGGCTTATCCCAACATCTAGGCTTTCAGTTACGGAGCCTTCCTGAGTAATGGGGATAGCGGGACCAAGTAGAGGGTCTAGCGCACGGTAAAAACCCCGGTTCCTGAGGAGCGGGGATATTGAGCATAAGGGACTGAGTGTAAGGGACTGAGTGTAAGGGACTGAAGATAGGAGAAGGAAGCAGAAGGCAGCGAATTCCATCAT includes these proteins:
- a CDS encoding transposase gives rise to the protein MVGWSNVGGLQELMKQFPTEESCIPALFGLKWPRGFRCPNCRHTHAYTIRTRRLPLYECSDCQHQTSLTAGTIMEGSRTSLRKWIAAIWLVSCPAAGINAVRLSSIIQVTYKTAWAMLQKIRTAICCADEQERLDQRVFGFIAFNGPRQYPNIDLGPREQPLIVAASLDSNGEERQYKMKQVNRKHMSGKLLLPCGRDHFITEHVSAPESMISIIRQRFRVKRNSPVYTVFRRAQRWLCDTFRGISGKYLQNYLDEFCYRENAVARHTTGWEPLAAICCADNGARRRYLWRAASSISPNGYFIAA